The Heyndrickxia acidicola sequence TCCAGCATTCCTCCTTGAAGGGGCATTCTTTTATTCTTCCTTTTTCCTAATTGGAAAACTTTGAAACTTCCATTTCATAACAATCTTATCTATATGATAAAGTCATCTGTTATTTTTTAGCTCATTTTACAGTAAAGAAAGGAAACCTTTCAGAGAAGCTGAAAGGCGTGTGAGACGGTAGTTTCGCACAGATGAACTAAAAAACGAGCAGTTTTCAACATAGAATATTAAAAAGAGCCTTACTAAAATCTGCAAATAACTTTTTGGTCAGTAAAACAAAAAGATTAAAGAACTTATGGAAAAGAAACGGAAATGTTTTTCATAGACAATCTAAAAGCAAAAGGATTATAGTGTATATTAATAATAGTTAATTAATTCGGATTTTTTTCCATTCAATAATGGTTGGGGGAGCAGCTATGATTACTGAAAAGATAGGAAATATCACGGTAATAATGGGCAAAAATAATAGCAGAGTGCCATTCAGTACTTCTTTGGTAATTGAATCAAAAGAAGCTGATGTTCTGATTGATTGCGGCGGTGGAGCGGAAGTTTTCCAGCATTTGAAAAAAGAATTCCAAATTCGCAGCCTTTATCTGACCCATTACCATTTAGACCATGTCTTCGGAGCATACTTGTTCAAGGATGAAGCCACCATACATATTAATCCATATGATTATCTTAAACTTAACGATCCCTTTGAATTAGCAAAATCAAGCGGCATGGCAGGAACCCGTGACAAAAATGAACTGGAAAAGTGGATTAACAAATTCATTAAAAAAAATAAACCTTTAAACCCGGATCGTCCGCTATGGGAGCCCATAATCGGCATCGCGGATTGTACGTATCCTTATGAGAAGACAATTAATCTCAGCGGAACCAATATGATCATGCTTCATACGCCTGGCCACACGGAAGGATTTTGCTGCCCTTATTTCCCTGAACAGGGAGTCCTGTTTGCCGGAGACTATGATTTAACTTCTTTTGGACCTTGGTACAATAATGCGGATTCTGATATTGACGAATTTATCCAATCTAGTAAAAGAACTCTGGAGACAGATGCAAAGTACTTTGTCACTTCTCACCATAAAGGCTGGCGCAGCCGCGATGAATATGAGAAAGGCTTGACAGCCTATATTGAAAAAATTTATGAAAGAGAGGAAAAAGTCCGTCTGTCTATACAAAATGGGGTCTCCCCTGAGGAAATTGTCCATAAAGGAATTTTTTATTTTGTTGAAAATCATCTTAAAAACCCAAATTTGATGATTTCTGAAATCGTGGGAATAGCTAAACATATTCAACGGCTTATCAAGCAGGGGTATCAATATGAAGATTACAGTATAGAATTCATGTCTCATTTTAATCTGACACAGGAAGCCATCGAATATAGAAGTTTACCTTATTATGTAACCGGATAAAGGCCCATTAATGCGGGCCTTTTTGCTTTAACGGTTTACCGCCATCTCTCTTAATACAGTCTTTAATATCTTACCTACACCATTTCTTGGCAAGGCATCAACAAAGACGACCTCTTTGGGTGATTTATTTTTTGCCAAAAAGGACTGACAGTGCTGGATCATTTCCTCTTCAGATACTTCAGCTCCAGGCTTCCTCACGATAAATGCAACAACCTCTTCACCCATTCTTTCATCCGGAACTCCAATTACCGCTGCCTCCAGCACAGAAGGATGGTTCACTATCAGCTCTTCTATATCTCTCGGATAAATATTGAAGCCTCCACGAATGATCAAATCCTTCTTTCGGTCGACAAGGTAAACGTATCCATCATCATCTACTTTGGCAAGATCACCTGTATATAACCAGCCGCCTTTTAACACTTTATTTGTTTCTTCTTCATTTAAAAAATACCCAGGTGTTACGTTTTCACCTTGGACAATTAATTCTCCAACTTCATTTGGAGCCAATTCATTCCCTTCTATATCCACTATCTTTATGTCGACACCAGGAATAGGCAGTCCCGCTGAGCCTGGCTTATGGGGTATTCCATCATAGCTGGAAGTAACGATGGGAGCCGCCTCTGAAAGGCCATAGCCCTCTGTCACATCTGCCTGGAATTTCTTTTTAAACTTTACGCTTAAGGCTAGAGGCAAAGGTGCTGAACCGGATGTTAATTTATCTAAACTGGATAAATCATATCTATCTGCATGAGGATAATGGTACATCGCGTATACCATGGCAGGAACAACGGAAAAAGTACGGACTTTATACTTTTCAATGGCAGAAAAAACCTCTTCCACATCAAACTTTGAAAAAATGACAATAGAACTGCCCTTTAGATAACAAATATTTGAAACCGTCAAACCAAATACATGAGCTAGAGGCAATACTCCGAGTGTAGTTTTGAGAGACTCCTTATTAACCGAGGCTGAGCTCGCTGCATTTGAATAGAGATTTTGATGGGTAAGAATTACACCCTTTGGTTTACCTGTCGTACCGGATGTATACAGGATGACTGCTGGTTCATTCACGCTTGCCTTCAACAAAGAATTAGTTTCTTCGTTTTCTTTTTCATTAAACCAATCCTTCATTTGGATGACAGAAGCATCCTCTAGAGAATCCGTGGAAATAACAGAAGGTTTATGAACCAATCCGTTCGTTGCTTCTTTTATTTTTTGCAAGCTAGCTGAGGAAGTAATAATTGCTTTAGCATTCGAATTTTTAATAATAAATTCGATTTCATGATGGTGAAGCAGATGCATAACAGGAACAATCACCGCTCTAGCCCTGGTTATACCTTGATATGAAAACAGCACCTCTGGGCAGTTTGGCATACAAACGATTACCCTGTCTCCCTCTTGGATACCTAGATTTTTTAAACCGGCAGCTATTTGCCCTGCATGCCTTTTTGTTTCAATATTACTGTACTCTTTTTCTCCGAAATACAAAAAAGGATACTCCCCATACGTTTGAATATTATCATCAAGCAAATCCTGAAGAAGCGGCATTTCTCCCATCTCCAATCATGTAGGATAGTCGTTCATAACATTCTCTGTATCTAAGTTGGTCATTCTATTTTATATGAAAAATAGTGTGTTTAACATCGTTTAAGAAAACGCTCTCGAAATATTTATCTTTTACATAGTCCCACCCTCAAAACTTCATAGCATGACCTTTGTGAATCCCTTCAATAGGTGCCGAACTATCCTTTATACATATGCACTCGAAGTGTATTTATACCATTATCAGTGCTGCCGCCACTCTGATAGTGGCCACAGGGAGGGAAACTAGTAAAATGGAATCTAACGTTTTGGCTCTTTCATTCATTAGCCTTATATGTTACTTAAAAAATGCTGTTAAAGCATTAATTTTTGTTTTTTTTATAAAGGATAATTTCGTATGTTATTTTATTCTGAACCTAGATTTCCAATCACAGTTTTGTGTCAAACAGCAACAAAGTTCATTAAAAGAGCCTACATAAAAAAACCGTCAAAGACGGTTTTTTATCTATGTATTCATTTTCAAGAGAATCACCAGCTCTCAATTCTATTAAAAACTTCATCGAGAGAGGTGTACCCTTTATTTTCACCTGTTTCAGATTGAACCGTCCATTCGTGGCTTGCAGGTGCAACTTCCCCTTTACTGTTTTTGATAAATGGGTTGTTGATCATGTAAACATGGCCATCCTTTCTCACAGTAAAGCCAAAGTAGCATTGGTTCCCTTCTCCTTCTTCTTCATACACCCCGATTTCCTCGAGATCATACTCTTCCATTAGCTCCTGAAGCATTTGGGTCATCTCACTTATTAAGTGTTCCCGATTTATAAATTCCATGTAAATCGCCTCTTTCTTTCGACCGGTTTATTGAATATAGGATATTCTTGATTTTAGGGTTTCCGAAATCACATAGATTATTGCTATATGATTTAAATTCTTGAATCACCAGTGCAAAAAATTTGTAATAGGAAAATGTTTTACAAAATCCTTCTTCATTTCGTATAGTAAGTATGGTAATTAAAGAAAGGTTTGGTAAATGAATGCTTTCCACATAATATTATCAGGCCTAAAAAAGAGGAGGCTGTTCAATTGTCTAAACAATTTGAGCTTACAAGAAAAGTTCTGATTTCATTTATTGAAAATCTTGATGAAGATACGGCTGGTATTCAACCACGTGGATTTAATAATACGATTCAATGGCATATCGGGCATGTACTGGTATCTGCTGAAAGCTTTATGTATGGATATCCAAAAAAATCTTCTCATATTCCCGAAAGCTATCATGAATTATTCAAAATGGGAACCAAACCCGGCGACTGGAATGGAAATGTCCCTAGCATGAAGGAATTAACAGAGCTTATAAGAAACCAAACAGAAAGAATTAATCAATTGCCTGATGAATTTTTTACTAATAAGCTGCCCTTTACGTTCCCTTTTGGAAATATCGAAACATTCGGCGATCTATATGGTTTTATGCTTTACCATGAGGCTGACCATATAGGACAAATGAAAGCGATAAAGCGTATGATTGAAGCATAAAAGCTTTTTGATGACAGCACGAATACTGGACTCTGTTGTTTTTTAGCTCATTCGTGTGAACCAGCCGTTTCACACGCCTTTTTAGCACAGCTGAAATAATGAGCTAAAAAACGAACAGTCATCAAAATGAAAAATTAACAGAGGCTACAATTAGAAAAGGATTTTGGTAAGGACATCAATCTTTATCTGAGCATAGTCCATTTGCCAATGTTTTTAAAGCCGATTTTATGATAAATCCTTCCTGCCTTTGGATTATCATAGAATAAACAAAGTGATTTTCCTTCTTTTAATAGGTCCTTTGCAAGCTTTTGCACAACAAGTGAAGCATATCCCTTTTGCCTGTGATCATTGTGCGTACAAACCCCCACTACCATGGCGGATATGGAATTCTCAGCAGTTGTAGAAGCGCAGGCAACCATTTCATGATTCATTTCTATATAATAGGTTCGCGCTGTTTTCGTTTCTATCCCCTTCATCATCATTTCTTTGGCATTGGGATTAGGAACAAATTCCTGAATGGTTTCGCGGAGGCTGAGAATACGATCTATGTCCTCAATGCCTGCTTCCTTGATCGAAGCCTCTATCTCTTGCTGAAAAGAGAACGATTCCAATGTACACTCACTAAAGTAGGTAAGCTGTTTTTTAAAACGATTTTTCATACTTTGTTCAAAGGGAAGAAGAATCTCTTCTTTACCGGAGATTCCCTTTACATTTGGGTTTGCTTTGATTATATTTAGAAATCCCTCACTGTCATATCCTGGCTTGCCGTATGGTATATATGTATCATAGAAACGCAGCAGCACACCCCTCAGCTCACCTGTTTCAGAAAAATCTCCCCATAGCTCTTGAAAATCCTTATCGTATCCAAAGGACTCAATATCTCCAATGATAAAAAGGTTTATGGATGGCTCTTCTTTTAAAAAACTCATAACTTGACTGTTTAATTTTTCATTCAGCTTTTTAATCATATCCGGTATCTCCTTTGTATAAAAATAATAATTATAAAATTCCTCCCTTGAAGATAAAATGGTTCACGTTACCATTTAAAGTAATTTAACGATAAAATTCAATCTTGTCAATACTTTCAAAAAAAACAGCAAACTCACGCTCACCTGCTTAAGGATTCCGGAGTTAGAACTTAATCCCCAGCTATAGTATCCTAAAACATAGAGGCTGTACCAAATGGTGCAATGATACAAAGTGAACTTGGCAACAGCAACTTTTTTGGCTTGTTGGTTTCCACTGCAAGCATTCCTTTTCCCTTCAATCAACCTTTAAGTTAAATCAAAATTGGGATTGTAGATAGATATAGGTAGCGTACTATTTATCCTGCTGGGTTGATTTCCGCTGCAGACACTCGCTTTCCTCTGGCGGTAGTGGAACCACATCATTGCATGGTTATGGGGATCCCCCAATAACTTGCTTAACTTGCAGGAGCTTTTTGCCTTCCACTTTATTTAACGTTGAAACCAAACAATCATTGGGTACTATTAGATATGCTCAGCGCTATTCATCTTGCCTGTTCTTTGCTGATCAAATAGTTTCTTAGCAGATAGACACCATGATATTATTCGCATCAATTGTTCTTCTCTCCTCCTTTTTCTGTCCAAAAATAAAAAAGAGGTAACTCAGAAGGCAGCTTTTAACCGCCTTTTGAGTCACCCTCTTTATATTTACAATTTTTTTACTTTTATGGGTGCTACCATTAATACAGCAAGTATGATCGTTATAAATGAGCTGCTGTAGGAAAACAATCCCATGAATGCAAGAATTAAACCGGCTGCCGGAATAGGGACACCGATAAAATAACCTCTTGTAGGATGTGCACTGAACCTTGCAAGCCTTACGACACCCATAGTCGGAAACAATATAAAAGCAAAGGAAGTCAGCAAGGAAACAGGAGCAAAAGAATGGAACAACAAAGCTGGGGCTACTCCAAAGCTAACGATATCCGCTAATGAATCCAGATGAATCCCTAAAGCACTGTCCGCTTTCAGTTTCCTGGCAATTCTTCCATCAAAGAGATCAAAAAATGCTGCTAAAAAAATAAAGATGGCCGATGCTTCTGGAAAGCCGCTCATATTAATCGTAATACTTAAAACGCCGCAGATAAAATTGCCGATTGAGAAGACATTCGGTAATGTTTTTACAAGTTGAATAAGCAAAAATCTATCCTCCCCTTTCCCTTAATTATTCTTTCTAAGAATGAAAGGAGTATTCCACTTTTTTCAAGGCTGTTTTCGAATAGATGGTTGCTTTACGTACAAGAAGAAAGGCTTATGAAAAAATCCTTTTTTCAATTACCCGAATCTCTTTCAGCTTTGGGCAGCAATAGACCGGATCCTCTCCGGTTGAATCCATAAAGAAGGTTTTTTCAAGCTCTGCGGCAGGCTTCAACAGTAAATCTTCTCTTCCTTTTGAAGCCATAAACTGCACGCCTAAAGGCAATCCCTGCTTCGTAACATGTAAAGGAACCGACATTGCAGGCTGACCTGTCAAATTGGCGAGCTGTGTAAAAGGAGTCCTTTTAAAGCTTTCCACAAACAGCCTGTATACCATCCCAGATTTCAATAATAAACGCTGAAGCCCCATGCTTCCTACTATGCGGACGAATGCATTCTCGATTTTCGTCGTGGAAAGCTCTCCTATCTTCGCTTGAAGCAAGGCTGTAGCAGGTGTCATATAAAAGTCAAAGCCTTCATAAAACAGCTCCATTTGGCAGGAAGCTTGATCCCATACTTGAATATTTTTCACAAATTCTTCTGCTGGTGTAATCTTTCCCATTAACGCTAAAAGCCATGTAGAAGGCTCTACATCGGTAAAACGGACCTTTCTTCCGATATGCTTTCTAATGGCTGATAGTGCTTGGGCTGTCTCAGCAAAATACAAGGTGAAATAAGCCTTTGTTATAGCGTGCCCATCTACTGGAGGTTCTTTTTCAATCAAAACATGGCCCATGGATTCTAAAAGTAAAGCTGCCTTTTCAACGGCTTCTTGACACTCTGCATCTACTTCTGTTCCAATTGGAGACCTCACAGAAAAGGCAATTTTCATTTTTTTAGGCAGCGGCTCAGTTATACTTTGTAAGTAAGAGCCTTGAAACGGAATAGCAAGGAAAGCCGCCCCTTTTTCAACGGTGGCAGTATGATCAAGCATCGCAGCACTGTCCCGTACGCTTTTTGTTAAAACATGATCAACGCTTGCCCCCTGCCAATGCCTGCCATATAAGGGGCCAACAGATGTCCTGCCCCGTGTAGGTTTTAAACCAAACAACCCACAATAAGCAGCTGGTATTCGAATGGAACCTCCACCGTCATTTGCCCCTGCCAGAGGAACCATGCCTGATGCTACTGCGGCTGCTGCTCCTCCGCTTGATCCTCCAGGTGTATAATCAGGATTCCAAGGATTTCTGGTAGGCCCATGATGCTTTGGTTCAGTAATGGCCATCAATGCAAGCTCAGGTACGTTTGTCTGGCCGAGGAAAATGGCACCTGTCTTTCTTAAATCTCTTACATAATGGGAGTCCTGGTTTGCCCTAAATGTTTGGAGTGCCCTCGACCCTGAAGTAATAGCCTCGCCTTTTATTTCCTGCGTAATGTTTTTCAGCAGCATAGGAACACCTGCAAATACGCCGTTTTGTTCTACCCTGGCAGCCTGTTTTTTTGCCTGGTCATACATTTTATTGATTATGGCGTTAAGCTTTGGATTCCGCTGTTCAATTCTTTCGATTGCTTCCTCTGCCAGTTCTTCTGGTTTTACCTGACGGGTTTTAACCAGTTGGGCAAGCCCTAAACCATCGTAGCTTTCATAATCAAATGAGGACATTTTCTCTCCCCTTCTTTTTACCTACGTTTTCGCCTTGAAACTTCAGAATCCTCTTTTTGGCAGAAAAAATCAAGCTATATTAGCAATGAGATGAAACGGGATTTCCTCCTTATAAAAATAGCTTTGTTAAAGGACTCTGTTGTTTTCAACATCGATAACAAAAGCCATAAAAAAAGAAGACTTAAGGCAGATTCTTTCCAAATCTGGTCATCAGTCTTCTTTTAACAGGATGTTATTCTAATAAGCTCAGGGTTATCCCTGGCTTCTTACTTTTCTTCTGTATTTAAATTGATTCCATTGGAAATAAATAAAGCAGCCAATACAAAATCCGCATATCGCAATCACTGCTGCCAGGGCAACCATAATGGTGAAAATGTAAAATATAGCCTTTAAACCAACTAATGCACTGATGAAACCCCCAGCAAGGCAGCATACTGCAATCACTTGAT is a genomic window containing:
- a CDS encoding MBL fold metallo-hydrolase, which gives rise to MITEKIGNITVIMGKNNSRVPFSTSLVIESKEADVLIDCGGGAEVFQHLKKEFQIRSLYLTHYHLDHVFGAYLFKDEATIHINPYDYLKLNDPFELAKSSGMAGTRDKNELEKWINKFIKKNKPLNPDRPLWEPIIGIADCTYPYEKTINLSGTNMIMLHTPGHTEGFCCPYFPEQGVLFAGDYDLTSFGPWYNNADSDIDEFIQSSKRTLETDAKYFVTSHHKGWRSRDEYEKGLTAYIEKIYEREEKVRLSIQNGVSPEEIVHKGIFYFVENHLKNPNLMISEIVGIAKHIQRLIKQGYQYEDYSIEFMSHFNLTQEAIEYRSLPYYVTG
- a CDS encoding class I adenylate-forming enzyme family protein: MPLLQDLLDDNIQTYGEYPFLYFGEKEYSNIETKRHAGQIAAGLKNLGIQEGDRVIVCMPNCPEVLFSYQGITRARAVIVPVMHLLHHHEIEFIIKNSNAKAIITSSASLQKIKEATNGLVHKPSVISTDSLEDASVIQMKDWFNEKENEETNSLLKASVNEPAVILYTSGTTGKPKGVILTHQNLYSNAASSASVNKESLKTTLGVLPLAHVFGLTVSNICYLKGSSIVIFSKFDVEEVFSAIEKYKVRTFSVVPAMVYAMYHYPHADRYDLSSLDKLTSGSAPLPLALSVKFKKKFQADVTEGYGLSEAAPIVTSSYDGIPHKPGSAGLPIPGVDIKIVDIEGNELAPNEVGELIVQGENVTPGYFLNEEETNKVLKGGWLYTGDLAKVDDDGYVYLVDRKKDLIIRGGFNIYPRDIEELIVNHPSVLEAAVIGVPDERMGEEVVAFIVRKPGAEVSEEEMIQHCQSFLAKNKSPKEVVFVDALPRNGVGKILKTVLREMAVNR
- a CDS encoding DUF5634 family protein, which produces MEFINREHLISEMTQMLQELMEEYDLEEIGVYEEEGEGNQCYFGFTVRKDGHVYMINNPFIKNSKGEVAPASHEWTVQSETGENKGYTSLDEVFNRIESW
- a CDS encoding DinB family protein, giving the protein MSKQFELTRKVLISFIENLDEDTAGIQPRGFNNTIQWHIGHVLVSAESFMYGYPKKSSHIPESYHELFKMGTKPGDWNGNVPSMKELTELIRNQTERINQLPDEFFTNKLPFTFPFGNIETFGDLYGFMLYHEADHIGQMKAIKRMIEA
- a CDS encoding GNAT family N-acetyltransferase, which gives rise to MIKKLNEKLNSQVMSFLKEEPSINLFIIGDIESFGYDKDFQELWGDFSETGELRGVLLRFYDTYIPYGKPGYDSEGFLNIIKANPNVKGISGKEEILLPFEQSMKNRFKKQLTYFSECTLESFSFQQEIEASIKEAGIEDIDRILSLRETIQEFVPNPNAKEMMMKGIETKTARTYYIEMNHEMVACASTTAENSISAMVVGVCTHNDHRQKGYASLVVQKLAKDLLKEGKSLCLFYDNPKAGRIYHKIGFKNIGKWTMLR
- the pssA gene encoding CDP-diacylglycerol--serine O-phosphatidyltransferase, which produces MLIQLVKTLPNVFSIGNFICGVLSITINMSGFPEASAIFIFLAAFFDLFDGRIARKLKADSALGIHLDSLADIVSFGVAPALLFHSFAPVSLLTSFAFILFPTMGVVRLARFSAHPTRGYFIGVPIPAAGLILAFMGLFSYSSSFITIILAVLMVAPIKVKKL
- a CDS encoding amidase family protein, producing MSSFDYESYDGLGLAQLVKTRQVKPEELAEEAIERIEQRNPKLNAIINKMYDQAKKQAARVEQNGVFAGVPMLLKNITQEIKGEAITSGSRALQTFRANQDSHYVRDLRKTGAIFLGQTNVPELALMAITEPKHHGPTRNPWNPDYTPGGSSGGAAAAVASGMVPLAGANDGGGSIRIPAAYCGLFGLKPTRGRTSVGPLYGRHWQGASVDHVLTKSVRDSAAMLDHTATVEKGAAFLAIPFQGSYLQSITEPLPKKMKIAFSVRSPIGTEVDAECQEAVEKAALLLESMGHVLIEKEPPVDGHAITKAYFTLYFAETAQALSAIRKHIGRKVRFTDVEPSTWLLALMGKITPAEEFVKNIQVWDQASCQMELFYEGFDFYMTPATALLQAKIGELSTTKIENAFVRIVGSMGLQRLLLKSGMVYRLFVESFKRTPFTQLANLTGQPAMSVPLHVTKQGLPLGVQFMASKGREDLLLKPAAELEKTFFMDSTGEDPVYCCPKLKEIRVIEKRIFS